A genomic segment from Betaproteobacteria bacterium encodes:
- a CDS encoding HPr kinase/phosphorylase, with the protein MPQVSVAQLFEDNAGALKFAWISGPREPSPYLDSSEINQASQGLIGHLNLVHPNWIQIFSRTEAAYFASLGERDQREALARLAGSGLVCIILSEQEKPPATLAEFATSRNIPLLSSPLHSLQIIWVVRTYLGRALAEFVTRHGVFLDVLGMGMLITGESGVGKSELALELISRGSGLVADDVVELYHIAPETLEGRSPELLKDFLEVRGLGMLNIRTIFGETAVRTKKNLKLIVQMEKPVGSVVPGLERLPLNASSEDIMGISVRKVVLPVAAGRNLAVLAEAAVRNYVLQLRGIDSTQEFIQRQEKQLSRRG; encoded by the coding sequence ATGCCCCAGGTCAGCGTCGCGCAGCTATTTGAGGACAATGCCGGTGCGCTCAAGTTCGCGTGGATTTCCGGGCCGCGTGAGCCTTCGCCGTATCTCGACAGCAGCGAGATCAACCAGGCTTCCCAGGGACTGATCGGTCACCTGAATCTGGTCCATCCCAACTGGATCCAGATTTTCAGCCGTACCGAAGCCGCCTATTTCGCCTCGCTCGGGGAACGCGACCAGCGCGAGGCCCTTGCTCGCCTGGCCGGCAGCGGCCTGGTGTGCATCATTCTCAGCGAACAGGAAAAGCCTCCGGCCACGCTTGCCGAATTCGCGACGTCGCGCAACATCCCCCTGCTTTCCTCCCCCCTGCACAGTCTGCAGATCATCTGGGTGGTGCGCACCTATCTCGGGCGCGCACTTGCGGAGTTCGTCACCCGCCACGGCGTATTCCTCGACGTGCTGGGAATGGGCATGTTGATCACCGGGGAGAGCGGGGTGGGCAAGAGCGAACTGGCACTGGAGCTGATCTCGCGCGGCAGCGGATTGGTCGCCGACGATGTCGTCGAGCTCTATCACATTGCACCGGAAACCCTGGAAGGCCGCAGCCCGGAGTTGCTGAAGGATTTTCTGGAAGTCCGCGGGCTGGGCATGCTCAATATCCGCACCATCTTCGGCGAGACCGCGGTGCGTACCAAGAAGAACCTGAAGCTGATCGTGCAGATGGAAAAGCCGGTTGGCAGCGTCGTTCCCGGTCTTGAGCGCTTGCCGCTCAATGCGAGTTCCGAAGACATCATGGGCATCAGCGTTCGCAAAGTCGTCCTGCCGGTTGCGGCTGGCCGCAATCTCGCGGTATTGGCGGAAGCGGCGGTGCGCAACTACGTCCTGCAGTTGCGCGGCATCGACAGTACCCAGGAATTCATCCAGCGGCAGGAAAAGCAACTGAGCAGGCGCGGCTGA
- a CDS encoding PTS sugar transporter subunit IIA → MSLISRLLPVTNVTLDLDVTSKKRVFEHVGLLFENALGIGRSQVFEALFARERLGSTGLGHGIAIPHGRIKGLRDAAGAFVRTSGPIPFEAPDGNPVNLIFVLLVPEKATDLHLQILSELAQMFSDKDLRAQLAGLPVAAAVQQVISKWEPHAPGQRRAAI, encoded by the coding sequence ATGAGTCTGATCTCCAGACTGCTGCCGGTAACCAACGTCACGCTCGACCTCGACGTGACCAGCAAGAAGCGGGTGTTCGAGCACGTCGGCCTGCTGTTCGAGAATGCGCTCGGCATCGGCCGCAGCCAGGTATTCGAAGCGCTGTTCGCGCGCGAACGCCTGGGATCGACCGGGCTGGGTCATGGCATCGCGATTCCGCACGGGCGCATCAAGGGCCTGCGCGATGCCGCCGGCGCGTTCGTCCGCACCAGCGGTCCGATCCCATTCGAAGCGCCCGACGGCAATCCGGTGAACCTGATTTTCGTGCTGCTGGTGCCGGAAAAGGCGACCGACCTGCATCTGCAGATTCTCTCGGAACTGGCGCAGATGTTCAGCGACAAGGACTTGCGCGCGCAACTCGCAGGGTTGCCGGTTGCGGCGGCAGTCCAGCAGGTCATCAGCAAATGGGAACCTCATGCCCCAGGTCAGCGTCGCGCAGCTATTTGA
- the raiA gene encoding ribosome-associated translation inhibitor RaiA, which translates to MNLQLSGHHLEVTPAIRSYVIDKLNRITRHFDHVIDVNVILSVNKLDHKVEANVHVRGKDIHVECIDANMYAAIDGLADKLDRQILKHKEKSVDHHEEESFRNLPSV; encoded by the coding sequence ATGAATCTTCAGCTATCCGGTCATCACCTGGAAGTCACTCCCGCCATCCGTTCTTACGTCATCGACAAGCTCAACCGCATCACCCGTCACTTCGACCACGTCATTGACGTCAATGTCATCCTGTCCGTCAACAAACTGGATCACAAGGTTGAGGCCAACGTGCACGTTCGCGGCAAGGATATCCACGTCGAATGCATTGACGCGAACATGTACGCCGCCATCGACGGCCTGGCCGACAAGCTCGACCGCCAGATCCTCAAACACAAGGAGAAGAGCGTCGATCACCACGAGGAAGAGTCCTTCCGCAACCTGCCCTCGGTGTAA
- a CDS encoding RNA polymerase factor sigma-54 produces the protein MKHSLQLKLSQHLTLTPQLQQSIRLLQLSTLELNQEIETFLQENPLLERDDEEEAAAPPPTLTPATTSTTSSESESAPASGENEPADERAPSETDWSLDDGYGSFSGQDGDDDSEAPQAAAEPAKLRDHLLDQINLMQMPDRDKRIVAFLIDNLDDDGYMTQDLVELAALLPVELEIDSEQLTIGLKYLQSLDPPGVGARNLSECLALQLEALPEDSQYREEASLVVTQHLDVFAARDYFRLKKLLRCDDDMLRTIQALIIGLNPRPAANFSGSETRYIIPDVVVRKTKGMWVTALNPDAMPKLRINRMYADILHRNRDASFQQLAGQLQEAKWLIKNVQQRFDTILRVSQAIVDRQRHFFEHGEVAMRPLVLREIAETLGLHESTVSRVTTQKFMLTPRGIFELKYFFGSHVSTETGGACSATAIRALIRQMVGEEDTRKPLSDSQISEVLGKQGIMVARRTIAKYRESLQILPVNLRKSI, from the coding sequence ATGAAGCATTCCCTGCAGCTCAAACTTTCGCAGCACCTGACGCTCACGCCGCAACTGCAGCAGTCCATCCGGCTTTTGCAGTTGTCTACGCTGGAACTCAATCAGGAAATAGAGACTTTTCTGCAGGAAAACCCCCTGCTGGAGCGCGATGACGAGGAAGAGGCGGCCGCCCCGCCGCCGACGCTGACCCCGGCTACGACGTCGACCACCTCATCCGAGTCCGAATCCGCCCCGGCCTCCGGCGAGAACGAGCCGGCGGACGAACGCGCTCCGAGCGAAACCGACTGGTCGCTCGACGACGGGTATGGATCCTTCAGCGGGCAGGATGGCGACGATGACTCTGAAGCACCGCAGGCGGCCGCGGAACCGGCAAAGCTGCGCGATCACCTGCTCGACCAGATCAATCTCATGCAGATGCCCGACCGGGACAAGCGCATCGTCGCTTTCCTGATCGACAATCTGGACGACGATGGTTACATGACCCAGGATCTCGTCGAATTGGCGGCCCTGCTGCCAGTCGAACTCGAGATCGATTCCGAGCAACTGACCATCGGGTTGAAGTACTTGCAAAGCCTGGATCCTCCTGGCGTAGGCGCACGCAACCTTAGTGAATGTCTCGCCCTGCAATTGGAAGCGCTGCCCGAAGACTCGCAATATCGGGAAGAAGCCTCGCTCGTCGTCACGCAGCATCTGGACGTTTTCGCTGCACGAGACTATTTCCGGCTCAAAAAGCTCCTGCGCTGCGACGACGATATGCTGCGCACGATACAAGCGCTGATTATCGGCCTTAACCCGCGGCCCGCCGCGAATTTTTCGGGCAGTGAAACCCGCTACATCATCCCGGACGTCGTGGTTCGCAAGACCAAGGGGATGTGGGTTACGGCGCTCAATCCGGACGCGATGCCGAAACTTCGCATCAACCGCATGTACGCCGATATCCTGCACCGCAATCGCGACGCCAGCTTCCAGCAGCTCGCCGGCCAATTGCAGGAGGCAAAGTGGCTGATCAAGAATGTGCAGCAACGCTTCGACACCATCCTGCGGGTGTCCCAAGCCATCGTCGATCGCCAGCGCCACTTCTTCGAACACGGAGAGGTCGCGATGCGGCCGTTGGTGTTGCGCGAGATCGCGGAAACTCTTGGCCTGCACGAATCCACCGTCTCCCGTGTCACGACGCAAAAGTTCATGCTGACGCCGCGCGGGATTTTCGAACTCAAGTATTTCTTCGGCAGTCACGTTTCCACTGAAACCGGCGGCGCCTGTTCCGCGACGGCCATCCGCGCGTTGATCAGGCAGATGGTCGGCGAAGAGGATACGCGCAAACCATTGAGCGACAGCCAGATCTCCGAGGTGCTCGGCAAGCAGGGCATCATGGTGGCGCGTCGCACCATTGCGAAGTACCGGGAATCACTGCAGATTCTCCCGGTCAATCTCCGTAAATCGATCTGA
- the lptB gene encoding LPS export ABC transporter ATP-binding protein produces MSRLRAEKLKKRYKARTVVKDVSLDVSSGEVVGLLGPNGAGKTTCFYMMVGLVALDSGDLFLDERELTHTPIHRRARLGLSYLPQEASIFRKLTVAENIRAVLELRDLEEEEIHSQLDTLLHDLHIAHLRNSPAISLSGGERRRVEIARALATQPRFILLDEPFAGVDPIAVLDIQKIIRFLRERDIGVLITDHNVRETLGICDRAYIINDGSVLAAGKPEEIVYNESVRKVYLGEHFRL; encoded by the coding sequence ATGAGCCGACTGCGCGCGGAAAAACTGAAGAAGCGCTATAAGGCGCGCACTGTCGTGAAGGATGTCTCCCTGGATGTTTCCAGCGGTGAAGTGGTGGGTCTGCTCGGACCCAACGGTGCGGGCAAAACCACTTGTTTCTACATGATGGTGGGCCTAGTGGCACTGGACAGCGGCGACCTGTTCCTGGACGAACGGGAACTCACCCATACACCGATCCACCGCCGCGCCCGCCTCGGACTATCCTACCTGCCCCAGGAAGCGTCGATCTTTCGCAAGCTGACCGTCGCGGAGAACATCCGCGCGGTTCTGGAACTGCGCGACCTGGAGGAAGAAGAGATTCATTCTCAGCTCGATACGCTGCTGCACGATCTGCACATCGCCCATTTGCGCAACAGCCCTGCAATAAGCCTGTCCGGCGGCGAACGCCGGCGCGTGGAAATCGCGCGGGCGCTGGCCACCCAGCCGCGCTTCATCCTGCTCGACGAGCCGTTCGCCGGGGTCGATCCGATCGCGGTGCTGGACATCCAGAAAATCATCCGCTTCCTGCGGGAGCGGGACATCGGTGTGCTCATCACGGACCACAACGTGCGCGAGACACTCGGCATTTGCGACCGCGCCTACATCATCAACGACGGGTCCGTGCTGGCCGCCGGCAAACCTGAGGAAATCGTTTATAATGAAAGTGTAAGAAAAGTCTATCTGGGCGAGCATTTCAGGCTGTAG
- the lptA gene encoding lipopolysaccharide transport periplasmic protein LptA — MQSPNAPFKSSNVQAASRLLRLAAVTALAVGLGIPLLAGAERADRDKPVNLEADRVDLDDAKKEAVFVGSVTLTQGTLTIKADKIIVKQDAEGFQYGIAYGNPAHFRQKREGYDEYIEGFSERLEYDGKADKVQMFTNARIQRGGDEVRGDYISYNAVTEFFQVIGGGKSAATTGNPQGRVRAVIQPKPKPGAPATSPGPVELKPSASMQPPKQ, encoded by the coding sequence ATGCAATCCCCAAACGCTCCGTTCAAAAGCAGCAACGTTCAAGCCGCCAGTAGGCTGCTTCGCCTGGCGGCGGTCACTGCACTGGCCGTCGGTCTGGGCATTCCGCTGCTGGCGGGCGCGGAACGCGCGGATCGCGACAAGCCGGTCAACCTTGAGGCCGACCGCGTCGATCTGGATGATGCCAAAAAAGAAGCGGTATTCGTCGGCAGCGTGACGCTGACCCAGGGCACGCTGACCATCAAGGCCGACAAGATCATCGTCAAGCAGGATGCCGAGGGTTTCCAGTACGGTATTGCCTACGGCAATCCGGCTCATTTTCGCCAGAAGCGCGAAGGCTACGACGAATACATCGAAGGCTTCTCCGAGCGCCTCGAGTACGACGGCAAGGCCGACAAGGTGCAGATGTTCACCAACGCGCGCATCCAGCGCGGCGGAGACGAAGTCCGCGGCGACTACATTTCCTACAACGCGGTCACCGAATTCTTCCAGGTGATCGGCGGGGGCAAGTCTGCCGCCACCACCGGCAATCCGCAGGGGCGGGTGCGTGCCGTCATTCAGCCCAAACCGAAGCCCGGAGCGCCTGCCACCTCACCGGGCCCCGTGGAACTGAAACCCTCCGCGTCGATGCAACCTCCGAAACAATGA